A single genomic interval of Oceanithermus profundus DSM 14977 harbors:
- a CDS encoding NAD(P)H-dependent flavin oxidoreductase, protein METRVTRMLGIRYPIVVAPMFLVSNRPLLEAVARAGAIGLVPTLNFRTHADYRAFLEAWPEGLAFGVNLILKDNPRLAEDLAATVEHRVPLVVTSLGDPTPVIEAVHGYGGKVWCDVVGLRHAKKAAAAGADALVAVAAGAGGHAGTISPFVLAPWLREETGLPVLVAGGLSTGAQLLAALALGDGGYFGTRFIATREAGASEAYKRALVQARPEDVVYTPEVTGVPANFLKGSLERFRADDSKAWKDVWSAGHGVAFIRDVPPAAELVERLVREFREAKARLP, encoded by the coding sequence ATCGAAACCCGGGTCACCCGCATGCTGGGGATCCGCTACCCCATCGTGGTGGCGCCGATGTTCCTGGTCTCGAACCGGCCGCTGCTCGAGGCCGTGGCCCGCGCGGGCGCGATCGGGCTCGTGCCCACCCTCAACTTCCGCACCCACGCCGACTACCGCGCCTTCCTGGAGGCCTGGCCCGAGGGGCTCGCCTTCGGGGTGAACCTGATCCTGAAGGACAACCCCCGGCTGGCCGAGGACCTGGCGGCCACGGTGGAGCACCGGGTGCCCCTCGTGGTCACCAGCCTGGGCGACCCCACGCCGGTGATCGAGGCGGTGCACGGCTACGGCGGAAAGGTGTGGTGCGACGTGGTGGGGCTGCGCCACGCCAAAAAGGCCGCCGCGGCCGGGGCCGACGCGCTGGTGGCGGTGGCCGCGGGGGCGGGCGGCCACGCCGGCACGATCAGCCCCTTCGTGCTCGCGCCCTGGCTGCGCGAGGAAACGGGGTTGCCGGTCCTCGTGGCCGGAGGGCTTTCCACCGGAGCCCAGCTGCTCGCGGCGCTGGCCCTGGGCGACGGCGGCTACTTCGGCACCCGTTTCATCGCCACCCGGGAGGCGGGCGCGTCCGAGGCCTACAAACGGGCGCTCGTTCAGGCCCGGCCCGAGGACGTCGTCTACACCCCGGAGGTGACCGGGGTGCCCGCGAACTTCCTGAAGGGCTCGCTCGAGCGCTTCCGCGCCGACGACTCCAAGGCCTGGAAGGACGTCTGGAGCGCGGGGCACGGGGTCGCGTTCATCCGCGACGTGCCCCCGGCCGCCGAGCTCGTCGAACGGCTGGTGCGGGAATTCCGCGAGGCCAAGGCGCGCCTGCCCTGA
- a CDS encoding DUF309 domain-containing protein yields the protein MRQPNREALEQAGRLWREGAYWEVHEVLEPAWLAARGPERDFLHALILAAAAMEARRRGHERGARSNLAKAVRRWRALTPPDARLGAFLEGVGRALEGAPPPPWPLDEEADPALAEGPV from the coding sequence ATGCGCCAACCGAACCGCGAAGCCCTCGAGCAAGCCGGCCGCCTTTGGCGGGAGGGGGCCTATTGGGAGGTGCACGAGGTGCTCGAGCCCGCCTGGCTCGCGGCCCGGGGGCCGGAACGCGACTTCCTGCACGCCCTGATCCTGGCGGCCGCGGCGATGGAGGCGCGGCGGCGCGGCCACGAACGCGGGGCCCGTAGCAACCTGGCCAAGGCGGTGCGCCGGTGGCGCGCGCTGACGCCCCCCGACGCCCGGCTCGGGGCCTTCCTTGAGGGCGTGGGCCGGGCGCTGGAAGGCGCGCCCCCGCCGCCCTGGCCCCTGGACGAAGAGGCGGACCCGGCCCTCGCGGAGGGTCCGGTATAA
- a CDS encoding ThiJ/PfpI domain-containing protein: MRIGVLLTMGFLEAEAAPVLDAVRILREAGAAVEGFTLAKSRHALEGAAGTVWTAKYALTARPELDVLVVPGSKGLARAARDLQIELWLEEVWPRLEAVFLGANGPVFLGELGRAPQLVAAHPAYADEVRRYAKLGHETAYAVGKVTTTAGYLFLLGALLDHLQSAGFDIEPVLGQMALAFD; this comes from the coding sequence ATGCGCATCGGGGTGTTGCTCACCATGGGGTTCCTGGAGGCCGAGGCCGCGCCGGTCCTCGACGCGGTGCGCATCCTGCGCGAGGCGGGGGCCGCGGTCGAGGGCTTCACGCTGGCCAAGAGCCGGCACGCCCTCGAGGGGGCGGCGGGCACCGTCTGGACGGCCAAGTACGCCCTCACCGCCCGCCCCGAGCTGGACGTGCTCGTCGTCCCCGGAAGCAAGGGGCTCGCCCGCGCGGCGCGCGACCTGCAGATCGAGCTCTGGCTCGAGGAGGTCTGGCCCCGGCTGGAGGCCGTCTTCCTGGGCGCGAACGGCCCGGTCTTCCTGGGCGAGCTGGGGCGCGCCCCCCAGCTCGTGGCCGCGCACCCCGCCTACGCGGACGAGGTGAGGCGCTACGCCAAGCTGGGGCACGAGACCGCCTACGCCGTGGGCAAGGTCACCACCACCGCCGGCTACCTCTTCCTGCTCGGGGCGCTGCTGGACCACCTGCAGTCGGCCGGATTCGACATCGAGCCCGTGCTCGGGCAGATGGCGCTGGCCTTCGACTGA
- the plsX gene encoding phosphate acyltransferase PlsX: protein MNAPVALDAMGGDHAPRETVAGALAAAAAGVPVVLVGDEARLREELAAQGGELPIVHAPEVIDMHAHATEVRRRRQASINVAMRLVKEGEAEAAVSMGHSGATMASALFTLGRVRGIERPAILAEIPSQAPSGRVHLIDAGANADVRPAHLVQFARMGAAYAERMSGVARPRVGLLSIGEEPTKGNQLVLEAHPLLAEAGLHFVGNVEGRDVLADAADVIVTDGFTGNVVLKLAEGEAKILFGWIKEALASSFKAKLGALLAKDALRRLAARMDPAEYGAMPLLGVRGPAFIGHGASDRRAVRNALARAHKMARSGLVEALAAVE, encoded by the coding sequence ATGAACGCGCCCGTCGCCCTCGACGCCATGGGCGGGGACCACGCGCCCCGGGAGACGGTGGCGGGGGCGCTGGCGGCCGCGGCCGCAGGCGTGCCCGTGGTCCTGGTGGGCGACGAGGCGCGCTTGCGTGAGGAGCTGGCCGCCCAGGGCGGCGAGCTGCCGATCGTGCACGCCCCCGAGGTCATCGACATGCACGCCCACGCCACCGAGGTGCGCCGGCGGCGCCAGGCCTCGATCAACGTGGCCATGCGCCTGGTCAAGGAGGGCGAGGCCGAGGCGGCGGTGAGCATGGGCCACTCGGGGGCGACCATGGCCTCGGCCCTCTTCACCCTCGGCCGCGTCCGCGGCATCGAGCGCCCGGCCATCCTCGCCGAGATCCCCTCCCAGGCCCCTTCGGGCCGGGTGCACCTGATCGACGCCGGGGCCAACGCCGACGTGCGTCCGGCTCACCTGGTGCAGTTCGCGCGGATGGGCGCGGCCTACGCCGAGCGCATGAGCGGGGTGGCGCGGCCGCGGGTGGGGCTGCTCTCGATCGGCGAGGAGCCCACCAAGGGCAACCAGCTCGTCCTCGAGGCCCACCCGCTGCTGGCGGAGGCGGGCCTCCACTTCGTGGGCAACGTCGAAGGACGCGACGTCCTGGCCGACGCCGCCGACGTGATCGTGACCGACGGTTTCACCGGCAACGTCGTGCTCAAGCTGGCCGAAGGCGAGGCTAAGATCCTCTTCGGCTGGATCAAGGAGGCGCTTGCGAGCAGCTTCAAGGCCAAGCTGGGGGCGCTGCTGGCGAAGGACGCCCTGCGGAGGCTGGCCGCCCGCATGGACCCCGCCGAGTACGGGGCGATGCCGCTTCTGGGGGTGCGCGGCCCCGCCTTCATCGGCCACGGCGCCTCGGACCGGCGTGCCGTCAGGAACGCCCTGGCGCGCGCCCACAAGATGGCGCGCTCGGGCCTGGTCGAGGCCCTGGCCGCCGTAGAATAG
- the trxA gene encoding thioredoxin, with protein sequence MAKPIVVSDSTFDQEIKDGLALVDFWAEWCGPCRMIAPILEELAAEYEGKLKVLKLDVDENPKTAMRFRVMSIPTVILFKNGEPVEVIIGAQPKRNFVARIEKHLPKA encoded by the coding sequence ATGGCGAAACCGATCGTGGTGTCCGACAGTACCTTCGACCAGGAAATCAAAGACGGCCTCGCCCTCGTCGACTTTTGGGCCGAGTGGTGCGGACCGTGCCGGATGATCGCACCGATCCTCGAGGAGCTGGCCGCCGAGTACGAAGGCAAGCTCAAGGTGCTCAAACTCGACGTCGACGAGAACCCCAAGACCGCGATGCGGTTTCGGGTGATGAGCATCCCCACCGTCATCCTCTTCAAGAACGGCGAGCCGGTCGAGGTCATCATCGGTGCGCAGCCCAAGCGCAACTTCGTGGCCCGCATCGAAAAGCACCTGCCCAAAGCCTGA
- a CDS encoding KamA family radical SAM protein, with translation MYPTPVDAYGRYEPVTLKNIHRHPAYRRLPESLRRELEVAAQVLPFRTNPYVLDELIDWDRAPEDPIFQLVFPQRGMLDSETYARVEAALTSGDREALVEAVWNARRAMNPHPAGQLTHNVPELDGRKLDGLQHKYAETVLFFPAGGQTCHAYCTYCFRWAQFVGDRELKFESSQVDDLVRYLRAHPEVTDVLVTGGDPMVMKTRLLARYLEPLLEVETLRTIRIGSKSLAYWPMRFTTDPDAAEVLRLFERVAAAGKQLAFMAHFSHPRELETEQVQAAIQNLLATGAVVRTQAPLIRHVNDDADVWAEKWRREVRLGLIPYYMFVERDTGPKRYFEVPLAEAQRIFADAYRQVSGLARTVRGPSMSAFPGKVRVVGTAEVAGEKVFVLEFLQARDPAWVGRPFFAKFSEEATWLDELEPALGEKRFFFEG, from the coding sequence ATGTACCCCACGCCCGTGGACGCGTACGGACGTTACGAACCGGTAACCCTGAAGAACATCCACCGCCACCCCGCCTACCGCCGGCTCCCGGAAAGCCTGCGTCGCGAGCTGGAGGTGGCGGCCCAGGTGCTGCCCTTCCGCACCAACCCCTACGTTCTCGACGAGCTGATCGACTGGGACCGGGCCCCCGAGGACCCGATCTTCCAGCTCGTCTTCCCCCAGCGGGGCATGCTCGATTCCGAGACCTACGCGCGCGTCGAGGCCGCCCTGACCTCGGGCGACCGGGAGGCGCTCGTCGAAGCCGTCTGGAACGCGCGCCGCGCCATGAACCCGCACCCCGCCGGGCAGCTCACCCACAACGTGCCCGAGCTGGACGGCCGGAAGCTGGACGGCCTGCAGCACAAGTACGCCGAGACCGTGCTCTTCTTCCCCGCCGGCGGCCAGACCTGCCACGCCTACTGCACCTACTGCTTCCGCTGGGCCCAGTTCGTGGGCGACCGCGAACTCAAGTTCGAATCGAGCCAAGTCGACGATCTGGTGCGCTACCTGCGCGCCCACCCCGAGGTGACCGACGTGCTCGTCACCGGCGGCGACCCGATGGTGATGAAGACCCGGCTGCTCGCGCGCTACCTGGAGCCGCTGCTCGAGGTGGAGACGCTGCGCACGATCCGCATCGGCAGCAAGTCGCTGGCCTACTGGCCGATGCGCTTCACCACCGACCCCGACGCCGCCGAGGTGCTGCGCCTCTTCGAGCGCGTGGCGGCCGCGGGCAAGCAGCTCGCCTTCATGGCCCACTTCAGCCACCCGCGCGAGCTCGAGACCGAGCAGGTGCAGGCCGCGATCCAGAACCTACTCGCCACCGGCGCGGTGGTGCGCACCCAGGCGCCGCTGATCCGCCACGTCAACGACGACGCCGACGTCTGGGCCGAGAAGTGGCGCCGTGAAGTGCGCCTGGGTCTGATTCCCTACTACATGTTCGTCGAGCGCGACACCGGCCCCAAGCGCTACTTCGAGGTGCCGCTGGCCGAGGCGCAGCGCATCTTCGCGGACGCCTACCGCCAGGTCTCGGGCCTCGCCCGCACCGTGCGCGGCCCCAGCATGTCGGCCTTCCCCGGCAAGGTGCGCGTCGTCGGCACCGCCGAGGTGGCCGGGGAGAAGGTCTTCGTCCTCGAGTTCCTGCAGGCGCGCGACCCCGCCTGGGTGGGCCGGCCCTTCTTCGCCAAGTTCTCGGAGGAGGCCACCTGGCTCGACGAGCTCGAGCCGGCCCTGGGCGAAAAACGCTTCTTCTTCGAGGGGTAG